Below is a genomic region from Candidatus Micrarchaeum acidiphilum ARMAN-2.
GTCCGCGTGCACCTAGTACTAGAGGGAACAGCAATAAATCATCTGCACGCAAAGCTGTATCCTGCCATAGGCATGAAGAATAAAAATGAGCACATCTACGCAGAGGAGTTCGTTTACTTCCCAAAATACCTGGGCTTCGTATGCACCCTACTAGGTCCAAGGGCCAACGAAGACGACTTGAAGGAGCTTCAGAAAAAGATTCTGGCTGCGAATCCGGACCAAAGCGATCTGCTTGGCAGATAACCAAAACGGGCCGGCAAGCAAATAGCAGATAGATATAAATCTTTGAATACGGATGTTTAACCGATGCAGATCATATCAAAAATCGCAATTGCCACCCTAATAATCATAATAATATTCGTAGTTGCGTACCTAATTTTTGTGCACTATTCGGCACCGAAGGTCAACGAAGCCTATGCCGAAGCGGTTGTAGTCAAGGACCTTAAGTCGATAAGCCCGACCGCGGTTATAAACATAGTAAACGTATCGCCATCTTCCACAACAAACAACAGTTGGAACATAACCGTGAGCATAGTCTACAATCCTACAAGCCCGTGCCCGTCGCTTTCAATAGCGAGCTACAACTATCCAAAATTCAATCTCGGATATGTATCAGAAAACAATTATACAAGGGGATGCAAGATATACGGCAGTGCAAACAGCTCGGCATACGCGATAAATTCACCGTATGTCGCAATAGTCAGGTCATACGATCAGAACAATGCAACGATAGATTCATACGTGCTGAGAAACGGGTTCAACAACACGGTTGTACACGCATATTTCTTCGGCACCTTGTATCAAAATGCTACTTTAAACACAACTGCCAGCATGTCCGATGTCTGGCTTATAAACTACAGCTCTACAATAACCAAGGACAGGCTCTACGTCGTTTCATTCCACAACGGCACAATAGCGAAAACCGTTTACGCAAACGAATCGTAAGCCAAAAATCCAGCGTTCCTTATATTTAAATAAACTTAAATATACTGCGGTAAAATAATTTGCTTTCAGTAAAAGTTCCTCAGAGCCTAGAAAACGGAACTACGATAAACACGAATTAAAACGTAAAGTTTTTAAAGGTTGTTTGATAAAATTTCTTGACCAAAGGCGATGGTATGAGCGACCTAATGAACAACCTTTTTAGTAGCGGTGCGAATGAAAAATCTCAGGGCGATGAGAATCTCGGATCTACACAGATAAAGATAATAACGGCAGGTTTCGGCGGCGCTGGAAACAACATAGTAAACAGGCTAGTTAAGGCCGGCGTGAAGGGCACAGAGTTTGTTGCGTTCAACACCGATTACCAGCACTTCAAGATAATAGACGACCGAATAAACAAAATACTTATAGGCAAGAGCCTGACGAGAGGCCTGGGTGCCGGAGGAGACCCGATTGTCGGCGCAAAAGCAGCAGAAGTCGACAGGCAGCTTATAGAAAAGGCGTTCGAAGGATCGCAGCTGGTATTCCTGTGCGCAGGAATGGGTGGCGGAACAGGAACGGGATCCATAAAGATAGCGGCCCAGGTAGCCAAAGAGCAGGGTGCCATCGTAGTGTCGATGGTTACTTATCCATTCGACCTGGAAAGGATAAGGAAGGTAAAGGCCGAGGAGGGCATACAGGAGCTTAGGAAATACAGCGACAGCGTCATAATACTAGACAACAACCGCTTGGTAAAGCTGGTTCCAAACCTGCCTATGAACGACGCCTTCGCACTTGCAGACGAAGTCCTTGCAAAGGCAATCGGCGGCCTGGTATGGACCATAACACAGCCAAGCCTGATAAACATAGACTTCGCTGACGTGAGGGCGATAATGGGCGGAGGAGATGTAGGCTTCATAGCGGTCGGAAACGGAAAGGGCACTGACAAGGTCGGAATAGCCGCAGAATCAGTGCTCAAGAACAAACTGCTTGACGTAGACTTTGAAGGTGCAAAGGGCGCACTCATACACATATCAGGAGGTGCATCTCTGTCCATAGGCGACGCCATAAAGGCAGGAGAGATAATAACCGATCGCATGGACCCGAAAGCCAACATAAAATGGGGTGCAAGGCTAATACCCGGGTACGAAGATCAGATAGAGATAGTGGCGATAGTCACTGGAGTAAAGGGGTCCAGCATAGTGGGACACCTGGCTGAGAAAAAGAGGGAAACGCCATACTCAGACATTGAGATGATAGGCTAGCCGGTGATGACATGACAATCAACACAAACGAAGACGACATGTTCACCCCGCGCATGGCTGTAGTAGGTGTAGGGGGCCAGGGCAGCAATCTGATCAACAGGCTCTACAACTACGGCATAAAAAGCGCTGCCACTGTTGCCATAAACACCGACATAAAGCATCTCAACATGATAAACGCCGATAAGAAACTGCTAATAGGGAAGGAGATAACCCACGGCCTGGGCGCCGGGGGATTCCCCGAGCTTGCGGCAAAATGTGCGGACACAAGCAAGGACATGATAATGGACGCGATACGCGGCTACGACATGATATTCCTTGCTGCAGGTATGGGCGGCGGCACCGGCGGCGGTGCAGGACCGGTAGTTGCCAGGATGGCCAAAGAGCAGGGTTCGCTTGTCGTTGCGTTCGTAACCTACCCATTTTCCCTTGAAGGAAGCAGGAAGCAGAAAGCCGACTGGTCATTGGAGCAGCTTAGAAAGAACGCAGACACAACCATAGTGGTAGAAAATGACCGCCTTCTCAGCTACGCACCAAATCTTCCAATAGAAAAGGCCTTCGAGCTAATTGACAACATAACCTCAAATGCTGTAAAAGGAATAACAGACACCGTAACTCTGCCAAGTCTTATAAATCTGGATTTCGCAGACGTGAGGACCGTGCTGCAAGGCGGAGGCACAGCCGTAATAAACATAGGCTTCGGTTCCGGAAACGACAAGGTCGAGCGCGTAATACGCTCAACGATAACGCATCCGCTGCTGAATGTGAATACGGAAAATGCGCATAGCGCGCTAATTCATGTATCTGGGGGCTCGTCCCTAACCATAGAAGAGGCAACTAAAATCGGCGAAGGCGTAACAGACGGCCTGGATCCGAAGGCCAACGTCATATTCGGGGCAAGGCTGTCTCCGGAGATGAAGGATCAGGTGCGCGTCATGTCGATAGTCACCGGAGTGACGCCAAGACTTGGTGAAGGGGTCGTGACAAGCCAAACGGCTGAATACAACCGCGACTTCATGGAAGGCATAGATAGGATATACTGATATCCTGCCTCTGCTGCCTACGCAGACCTAAATGCCGAATGCCAATGCTGTAAAACAAACTATATATAACTTTTCTATCTAACTTATATGTCAAATTTCTTATGGTTTTAAAATGGCAGATGGAGAAATATTAAAGGCATCTATGAAAGAGGTCAAGGTTGGCAGGTACATACTGATAGACGACGTGCCCTGCAAAGTGGTAGACATAGAGACCAGCTCGCCTGGAAAGCATGGCTCTGCAAAGATGCGTGTTACTGCAATAGGTATATTCGGTGGCGAAAAGAAAACACTGCTAAAGCCAAGCGACGGCGATGCGGAGATTCCCGTAATAAAGAAGAAAAAGGTGCAGGTGGTATCAGTTACCGGGTCAAACGCCCAGTTAATGGATCCGGAGACATACGAGGTATACGATCTTCCAATACCTGCAGAGCTTTCTGGAAAAGTAAAAGACGGCATGGAAGTAGAAATACTGGAGGCCATGGGAAGAAAGGCCATATCTAGGGTAACAACCGGTGAATAATAATGGACATAAAAATACTAAGCGACAAGGAGAACAAGGTCTTCCAGATGCGGGAAATATCCGCGCTGGTAAATTCTGAAAGCGCCACCCCGTCAAAAGAGGAGATAAAGAAGGAGGTATGTAAGAAACTAAACCTTCACCCGGACACTACCATAGTTGTGTCGGTTGAGCAGAAGTATGGTGTAATGCAAAGCACATGCGTGCTGCACTCCTACAAGGACGCCGAGATGCTTAAGAAATTCGAGCCAGAATATCTGGTCAAAAGGCAGCAGAAAGAATCCAAAGGTGCTAAGGGCGCAGCCGAGGAAAAAGGCAGCGAAGAAGGCGAAGCCAAAAAGGATGAGGCTGAAAGCAAAAGTTAATGAAGTGGATCTACATGGCAGAGAAAAAGGATGCTAAAAAGTCGTTTAAACCATACAAGCCAGGCAAAATGTGCCCCAAGTGCAATTCCAGGATGGCCGAGCACAGCGACAGGTTTTCATGCGGCAAGTGCGGCTACTCTGAATTTAAAACGCAGCACAAGGAAAATTCTGATGGAAAACATTAGAGCAAGAAAACAGAGCAAAACAAAAGCCGAAACACGCAAAGAAATAATTTATCTGCTGCTCATAGTCGATTTGTTTGTTACGTTGACCGTAACATATTTCGGGCTTTTCGGATACATAGGTAAAAACACCGCAACCTACATAGGAGACATCGGCCTTTCCTTTTTCTTCTCGTTGATTGTGTTTTCCTACCTTGCTGCCAAGGGCAATTCCACCAGCAAGACCATAGAAGGACTGGGTCTCGGCAAGCTTACAAGAGCCGGCGTGGTCTACGGTTTTATGATATTCCTTGTAATGGCAGCCATAGAGGCGCTGCTGACGTTTCTGCATGCTAACGCCTCTGGCATTCAAGCTGCCCCTGCATACTACCTTTTCTTCATAGCAATAATAGCCCCGATAAACGAGGAGATATTATTCAGGGGCTTTCTAGTTCCGAGGATAGGCATACTGGCAAGCGCCCTGATATTCGCCATACCTCACCTTATCATATACTATTCGGTCTACGAGCTGGCATTCGCGTTCGCATTTGGCTTACTGGCGGGCTACGTATTCAAGAAATCGGGCTCTCTTTACTCAACCATAATAGCGCACATGATGGTAAACGTTCTTGCTGTTCTGCTGCTTATTTAAATACGGTGTTTAGCATGATAAAAAACATAAAGGTTGCATTCGTTGAGCCAAGATACCAGATAAACCTGGGTTACGAGGCAAGGGTCCTGAAGAACTTTGAAATACGGAAAATGTACCTTGTGAACCCGAAGTGCAAGTTCAACGGCAAGAACGCGATAAAATACTCAAAGCACGCCCACGATCTTATCGAGAATGCGGCGATACTAAAAGATTTAAATGGCGTGACAAGGAATTCTTTCGTCGTCGGCACTACGGCATTGTGGCGCAAATCTAGAAAATATTTCGACAACGTAATGACGCTTCCCGAATTCGAAGAATATATACGCGGCAAAAGCATAGAGAACATGACCCTGCTCATAGGGCGTGATAATACCGGCCTTAACTCCGAAGAGCTCTTCCAGTGCAATTCCATCGTTTTCATACCCACAAGTCAAAGATATCCAACGTTGAACATATCCCATGCGCTTGCAATACTGCTGTACGCGCTCACAGCACAGAAGCCTTCATCGTGGCCGCAGGAAATTGGCGAGCTCTATGCCGACAGCTCGGATTTGCGCATGATAAAATCGCTTTTTGGAGCAAGCGTAGACTCAAACCCATACATACGAAAAAAGGAGACAGTCAAAAAGGCATTTGAAAATATGCTGGTACGCGCAAACCCTACGAAAAAGGAGATAAATGCGCTTACCGCAGCATTTTCAAAAAAATATAAGGCCTAGTTCAGCTCTGCGCCTGGTCTGGCCTTTTCCTGTTCTTTATTATCTTTACCTTTGCGGGTGTTATTATGAGCTTGTTGTTGTCTATCGCAGCTATGTCTCCGTTCATCTTTGTGACGAATTCCTTTATGGAGTCTATTATTTTCTTAGTCGTGTTTTCCCTGTTCTTCATCTCGGAAGTATTGAGCAGTATTATGTTTTTCTTATTGAGTTCGGCTTCTATAACTGCAATGTCTGATTCATCCTTAAGCGCAACCGGCTTTATATAGAAGTCCGCAGGCTCATTAAGTACATCTACGTTCTCCATCTCCTCGGAAGTCATGTACTCCTCAACATTCATGTCCTTGGATACGCCTAATCCCTTGCCTAATTTGTCGAATAGTCCCATTTGCTCACCATGTCGCCTAAAATACATTTTATTTATCCACGTTAGCTTTTTTAATACTTTCTATATTTGTCATTTGCGTATTGTCAGTCGAATTGTTAGCGCATTTATGGGTAAGCTCATACAAGATCCTGCGAGTTTGATTTTAACCACTTACCAAGCTTTTCATAGTGATCGTCTTTTCTAGAATCATCTAAGTGTCTTTGCCATTCTGCATCATCCATCTCGGCAAGGGTCTTTGTTTCACCGGCAGGTACAAATATCCTTGCTACCATCCATCCTCTTGTTGCATCTCCCCTGAGCGATTCCGATATAGAGCCTTTAAAATTTCCTGTAAAGGTCTTTATCAAATTTTTTTCTGGGTTGCAGTAAGCCAGCGCGCTCTTTACAAGCGCGTTTCTATTGGTCTCGCCAGACATGAGTTTAATCAATCCAGAATCGCCTATTGTATCTAGAACGGGCTTCATAAGCGCACCTGGAAAGCCTCTAAGTCTCTCAATATACATGCCGGAGTCCTCTACTACAAACGGCGTTTTGACAATCCCCAATAGCTGCTTTGCCTTCTCTGCCGCAACAGCCTCTACATCAAATACCTGCGGTTCTATCAGATCAGCTTTATGCTGCACTACCTCTATCTCATACCGATTAAGACGCTCGTTTGCCAATTGCACTTTTGACGCATTTGATGTGATAAAAAATATTTTCATGCATTCACCAATTAATCGATTGCTTCAAATCAAGTCTCTTACTATGCTGCCTAATTTCTTAAAGTCCGCCTCTATAATTGGAATTTTACTTTTTATGCGAAGTGCTGCCGAAGGATGCAGCGTTATGAAATACCTAACCCCGTCCTTTTCAACTACGGTCCCGTGCATCGACGAGACGCCAGTCCTGCCAAGCACCGCCAGCATTGCAACATTGCCAAGAAGTACAACAAGCCCAGGTTTCACTATGTCTATCTGCTTGAAAAGAAAAGGCTTGCAGACGTCTATTTCAAAACTCGAAGGCGCCCTGTTTCTGGGCGGAAAGAACTGTACAACGCTAGTTATATACGCCTTGTCCCTGTCAAGTCCTGCCCTTTTTATCATGTCAGTAAGTAGCATTCCGCTGCGCCCTACAAAAGGCCTTAGCGTTTTATCTTCTTCACTGCCTGGTGCCTGGCCCAAAAACATGATCCTTGCATCTAGGGGCCCCTCCCCAGGCACGAATCTGCTGCTCAAGCTCCAATTTTCAAAGCGGTCAAAAAGCCTGGAATATTCAAGATTGAGGATGTCCATCTGCCTCTTAGATTCTGCATACCTGTTTGCCGAAGCTATTATATCACCACGATCTTTAGTATTCAGTTTTTCAATGGCATCTTCAGCCGTAAGCCACTCGAATCCGGTATGCTCATAGGATATTTTTACTCCTTCCTCAGAGTCCGCCTTAGCTAAGAACATGCTTAGCTTTTTCGATATCTTTTCCCCATCCTTATAAAACCAGTACCTGATGTCTCGCCTGAAGTACCTGTCTATTTCAACTTTCAGGTGGGTCTCTTCATAGGTTTCGCGCACCGCAGCCTCCTGCGCCTTTTCGCCCTTTTCTATATGTCCCTTTGGAAAATCAAATTTGCCATCGTTTCTCTTCAGGATAAGGAAATGTCTGACTCCTTCGCATTCTGAATAAACCACCACCCCAGCAGAGAATTCAAATTTCATTTTTGACACCGAAGTTCTCTGCTACTCTGTCCGCTACGCATTCAAGCGAATTCGTACCGGTACCGCCATAACTAAAATATCCATGCATTATATTGTAAAAATCAGAGCTTACTGCGTTTTGCCAGCTAGCCTGCGCTTTTGAACACGTTGCACTTTCTGACTTTAGAGTAAAAAGCTCGTAGTTAAGGGTAACATACCTGCCGGAAACGTTCATCGGGGCAGAAAAATATGAAACGTAGAATGTCCTATTTAGCGATTCGACCTTGGCGTAAGTTACACTTATCCCGTTGTTTAGCAAATCTGACTTTTCCGCATAAACCTTTGAAAATGCTCCAACTGTCCTGCCCGGAAACGGAGCATTCTCGTAACTTACCAATGCAAAGATGCTGTCGTTTCCGTGGTAGGTGCTATTCGTAAGGCTGAAAGTGCCTACACCACCAGAAAAATTAAGCCCGGTAATGTTCATCCTTGAAGGTTCTAAAGATGCGATATAACTCAGATACACCGAATAATTCCCAACAGTATTGCTCGAATAACTGAAGTACGAGGGCGATACGCTAAGGTTTGAGCCTTCCTGCACGGATAGCAGCAAGGCCACCACAGCCAGCCCAATCACGATAGTACCTGCAAGCGCTGCAAACCGCCTTTCATCCACCGCGAGGTTTAACTTCATCAATCCCTTTGCTTTCACACGGGGTACGCTCAATCCGAACTTTTGAGAGAGCAGTATCATTACCACTATATCTATGTCAAATAATATCTCACCCACGAAAAGATGCAATGTGGCAACTGCAGAGTTTATTCCAACATAAGCCCAGACAAGACCTATGCCCACCATCCTTAATATGTTGAGCAGCAGCATGAGCAGGACCCCAGCAAGTATCCAATATGCCTTGTCCTTAAATCTGCCCTTATACAGATAAGCGACCGGAGCCAAAAACATTATCATCGCAGCAAAAATGCCAATGTCTGCGCACGTTGAAGCAATTGATATCGAAGAGCTTGTTGCGGTTGTTATGACCAGACCAGTTTTCGCTATGTGCATTCCGAGGCCCTTGAACAGGAAGAAGACCAAATAGGCATTGAAATCCGCAAATGCATTCGACAGGTTCAGGACCGGCATCAACACGATAGGAGAAGCAAAGATCAGGTATACGGGAAGAAAAACCATTTTCTTAAGCCCGTCCTTTCCAAAAAGCAGTATGATAAACGACAGCACCGCAATCGGAAGCAGTAGCAAATCTATCCTGAATGTCAGGAACACGAAAGATAGGTAAACCCTAAGGTACATTTCAAGCAGTACATAAACAATGAACAACGCAATGGCAACGGCTGCGTTCTTCCTGAAGTTTGCGCGGTCAAGCCTGATATCCTTCTTTGCAGAAAAAAGTATAGCTAGGAAGAACATCAGCAATACAACTACAATATAGGATGCCGAATCCGTGTCGGATATGACAAATCTTGTTATCGCAAGGGATTCAAATACTGCTATAAAAAATGCAAAAAGCAATATCAGGATTCCAACAAGTTTTGTTCTGTTGCCCCTAGCCATCAAATTCCCCGCATGTCCTCAGCCGAAATGGGCGTCATCATTTTTCAGTAGTTACTCTTCTCTTCATCGGACGCTGAATATTCAAAATTAAAGTATAAAAGGCATACAGATAAATATAAATAAAAACGGCGACGCCATGCAACCCAAAAAATACCAGTACCTAAACCACACCGCAGATGTATCCTTCATTGCATATGGAAGCAGCACAGAGGAGCTGTTTTCAAATTCCATAGATGCGATGGCCGGCCTCATGCTCAATCCGCCTAAGCCAAGAAAGAAAGGTCCCAAATGCATAGAATTCTCTTTCACCGAATCGGCGCAGAGTCTTGAGAACCTGCTATGGTTTGTGCTCCAGCGCCTGTTGTCAGAGTCAGATTCCCGCGGCATGCTTCCAAAACAGGCAAAACACGTAAAAATACGCAAGTACGGCAAGGACATAAGAGCCGAATGCACCGTGCTGCTTGTCGAAAAAACGGAGTCTGATGCCTTCTTCGATGTAAAAGGCGTTTCACCTTCAAGCATGAAGATAACAAGCCACGGAGATTCGTATAGTGTAGAGGTAATACTAGACGTTTAGGAAGCCAGGTGGGGGATTTTCGCATTCGTGTCGAACCCCCTTACGCCGCTCTGCAGGCGGCTGCATAGCCATTCTGCCAACCTGGCTTGCAAGTTAATTTCTATTGAACTAATTTATATTTTTATCTAACAAATACGCTATGTAATTCAAACGGTGTAACGATGAGCCAAAAATATAACGGCATACCTGACGAACTCGTGACAAAGGTACCAGCATTCGACATAGGCGAAAGGCTGGCAAATATAATTCCCGCCATTCAAAAATACGATGCTGTGCTGGTTAGCAAGGACAATAAGCCATATGGGATAATAGATGACAAGACACTTTTCTCAAAAAGGTTCAGACTCAAATTCGACAAGAATGAGACGATAAAGAAATACGCCAGAGTCGTGCCAAAGATAACTGACAGCACATCCATAGACGATGCGATGATATATTTCTATAAGACCCGGGTTAAGGGGCTTCCATATGTAAAAGACGGAAAGCTGAGGGGCATGCTTAAGCGGGAAACCATACTGAAGGTGATGCTTTCCACAGGTCTTGCCGTCGGAGACAAGGTAAGCTCTATAATGACGTCCCCTGCGCTGGCGGTCGATGCAAATGCAAACCTGGCGCAGGCAAAAGCGGCAATGGACAAAAACAAGGTAAGCAGGCTGCTTGTCCTAGAAAACAACAAGTTTATGGGTATAATCACCAAGAGCGACATAATAAATTTTACGACAAAAGGAAACGAAAAGCTTCCAGAACTGAAGACCAAAACGTACGCGCCTGCGAATGTGCCCATCTCAAGCATAGTCAACAAAAATCCGGTGGTGATAAGCAGCAATGCCGAGATACCTGATGCCATAAGGATGCTTGTCGAGAACGGGGTTTCGTCTCTCGTGGTTTTAAACAGGCAAGTTCCGGTAGGCATAGTCACAGCTACCGACATCCTAGAGCGCAGCATATCAAACAGGAGGGTCGACCAGAACAGCATAATAATAACGGGGCTGGACCAGTACACATACCAGTACGAAGACGAAATCAAAGAGGAAGTGAAGAACTTTGTGGCAAAGGTCAACAAGCTAAGAGGATTCGGAATAAACTATATAACGCTGCGCGTGAAACGGATAAAATCCGATACCTACGAGATAAAGGCCAGGGTGTCCTATGGAAGGTCCAAGATGATAAGCATACAGGCATCCGACTACCTGCTTGATAAGACCCTTTCAAAACTGTTAAAAAACCTGCGTGACGAAATCATACAGAAGAAAGAAAAGTCAACAAGCCAAACTGGCAATTACGCATATGTTGATTGAAGGCTAAAGCGGATGCATGAAATGGCTGCCAAAAAAAACGAAAAGAAAGGCCAATCAAGCCTTGAGCTTCTAGTTACACTGTCATTCGGGCTCATAATACTGCTGCCCATAGTGGTCCTTGCCTTTATCCAGATAGCAGCTTCCTCGTCAACGCTTGCAACGACAGAGGCGCAGGAATCCGCAAGCAAACTGGCAAACATAGCCCTGTCCGTGGGCAGCCAGGGATATCCTGCCCGGCAGCTTACCTTGATACAAATGCCTCCTGACGTGTACACCATATACGTCGGCAACATAAATAATACAATGGGCCACGAGATAATATTCATAGTGAGAACCAATGCGGGAAACAGCTACGTCACTGCGTACACTCCGATAAACATAAGCGGCAACATCGGCAGCATAACCAACCCGGGCACATATCTGGTAAACATCAGCGCCGAAAATTCGTGCCCTTCGGCTCCGGCATATCCGTGCGTATACATCTCGCCATCATGATGCACCTGCACAAAAGGTTTAAATAACAGGTCATGCCGAAAGTCCTATACGGTGAAACTTATGCGCGGCGGTCAATTCCAAACAGCAACATACAGATAGCTTTTCCGGCGCCCAAATTGGCGGCCGCACCATGGTCTGCTTTTAAAATTGTCAGAATCCGCAGCGCAGCAACCAAGCGCTTTTATAGATATTTACGTTTAAAACATTTTGAATTTATTGCGGTGTAAAGATGAAAATGCTTCAGCTTGATGCGGAATACATGGAATACGAACTGGTAAAGCCCGAATCTAAAATATACGAGAAATCCGATAAAAAATCCGAAAGGGTGGAGAACGCACTTGTTCTGCTTGTTTCCATAGAGGATTCGGATAACTCTGATATCGTTGGAAAGGCTGCGGCAGAAGCCGTAGAATTCGCCCAGAAGCAAAAGATAAAGGACATAGTCGCATATCCGTTTGCGCATCTGAGCGACAGGCTTGCAGATCCGAATAAGGCCCTGGAGCTTATTGTCAAGCTTCGAAAAGATCTGGAGCACGACGGTCTAAAAGTGCATTCGGCTCCGTTCGGATGGAACAAAAAATGGGACATAAAGATAAAGGGGCATCCCCTGGCAGAGCAGTCAAGGAGCTACGGTGCGGCTACGGCACAGCAGCAGAAGCGCCCCCGCAAGGTAGACCTGTCAATAGTCAAAAAAAGCGAGTGGACTGGCTTGCCCGAAAGAGATCACAGGAGCATAGGCGAATCACTTGACTTATACAGCTTCCAGGAGGTTTCCCCGTCAATGGTGTACTGGCACCCGAACGGCCGCATAATATACCAGCAACTAATAGAATTCATGCGTGGCATGGAGCGCCTTTACGACTACAAGGAAATAAGCACTCCTGCCCTGGCAAACATTGCACTATGGCACGTGAGCGGTCACATAGACTATTACAAGGACAACATGTTCATAATAGACGACGGCTCCAGCGAATTCGGCCTCAAGCCCATGAACTGCCCGTCAACCATACTCATATACAAATCAAGGCGCTGGAGCTACAAGGAGCTGCCGTTCAGGACCGCAATATTCGATAAGCTGTACAGGAGAGAAGTCAGCGGCGCCCTAAGCGGCCTATTCCGAGTCCAGGAGCTGACCCAGGACGACGGGCATATATTCGTCAGCGCCGAAGGCGTGGAGAAGGAAATCACGCTGCTGCTTGAGCTTGTAAAAAGGGTTTACGGTGTGTTCGGGCTAAAGTACTATGCAAAACTCTCTACCATGCCAGATGAGCATCTTGGAGACGAGGAACTCTGGGACAAGGCGACCGAATCCATAAAAAGGGCCCTAGAAACCAACGGCATGAAGTACGAGATAAAGGAAAAGGAGGGCGCATTCTACGGTCCAAAAATAGACTTCGATATAGAGGATTCGCAGGGCAGGCTCTGGCAATGTGCTACGATACAGCTGGACTACCAGCTTCCGAAGCGCTTCGGCATAGTGTACACTGGCGAGGACGGCAAAGAGCACACCCCGGTTATAATACACCGCGCCATTCTCGGCTCAATAGAGAGGTTCGTCGGGATACTGGTCGAGCACTATCAGGGAAAACTGCCGCTATGGCTGTCCCCTGTCCAGGCGCGT
It encodes:
- a CDS encoding threonyl-tRNA synthetase, giving the protein MKMLQLDAEYMEYELVKPESKIYEKSDKKSERVENALVLLVSIEDSDNSDIVGKAAAEAVEFAQKQKIKDIVAYPFAHLSDRLADPNKALELIVKLRKDLEHDGLKVHSAPFGWNKKWDIKIKGHPLAEQSRSYGAATAQQQKRPRKVDLSIVKKSEWTGLPERDHRSIGESLDLYSFQEVSPSMVYWHPNGRIIYQQLIEFMRGMERLYDYKEISTPALANIALWHVSGHIDYYKDNMFIIDDGSSEFGLKPMNCPSTILIYKSRRWSYKELPFRTAIFDKLYRREVSGALSGLFRVQELTQDDGHIFVSAEGVEKEITLLLELVKRVYGVFGLKYYAKLSTMPDEHLGDEELWDKATESIKRALETNGMKYEIKEKEGAFYGPKIDFDIEDSQGRLWQCATIQLDYQLPKRFGIVYTGEDGKEHTPVIIHRAILGSIERFVGILVEHYQGKLPLWLSPVQARVISISEENNSYAESVFEKIKLEGIRAEMDGSDHTLEYKIRSAQMQKIPYIVVIGNREREKGSISVRMRSGKQENGIKLEPLLESIKKEISARTAAE